A single genomic interval of Mesoplodon densirostris isolate mMesDen1 chromosome 8, mMesDen1 primary haplotype, whole genome shotgun sequence harbors:
- the MAIP1 gene encoding m-AAA protease-interacting protein 1, mitochondrial has translation MALAVSLLPRLLLSRPLPGSAARLWTPGSADVWPPLAGLCCFCRRRLGSGAAPFPRVSWASAALALPSRAPQRPLLSPLGLPTTLPAFPSCPRRTYSTEEQPQQRQKTKMIVLGFSNPISWIRTRIYSFLIWAYFDQEFSIAEFSEGAKQAFAHVSKLLSQSKFDLLEELVAKETLRVLKEKVTSLPDNHKNALAADIDEIVYTSTGDISIYYDEKGRKFVNILMCFWYLTSANIPSETISGASVFQVKLGDQNMETKQLLSASYEFHREFTQGVKPDWTIARIEHPKLLE, from the exons ATGGCGCTGGCCGTCAGTCTTTTACCCCGCTTGCTGCTCTCTCGGCCTCTGCCGGGCTCGGCCGCCCGACTCTGGACTCCCGGTTCGGCCGACGTGTGGCCGCCGTTGGCTGGACTTTGCTGCTTCTGCCGCCGCCGCCTCGGCTCGGGAGCGGCCCCATTTCCTCGAGTCTCTTGGGCCTCTGCGGCCTTGGCGCTGCCTTCTCGGGCTCCTCAGCGTCCCCTGCTCAGCCCTCTGGGACTCCCCACAACCCTTCCCGCTTTCCCTTCCTGCCCTCGGCGAACCTACAGCACCGAGGAGCAGCCCCAGCAGCGCCAGAAAACCAAGATGATCGTCCTGGGGTTCTCCAACCCCATCAGCTGGATTCGGACTAGAATTTACTCCTTCCTTATCTGGGCCTATTTCGACCAAGAGTTCAGCATCGCAGAATTCTCAGAGGGAGCGAAgcag gcttttgcTCATGTGTCCAAGTTGCTGTCACAGAGTAAGTTTGATCTATTGGAAGAACTTGTGGCCAAAGAG ACACTACGTGTATTGAAAGAAAAGGTTACTTCACTACCTGACAACCATAAAAATGCCCTTGCTGCTGACATAGATGAAATTGTATATACATCAACAGGAGACATCTCCATTTACTACGATGAGAAAG GAAGGAAGTTTGTTAACATCCTGATGTGCTTTTGGTATCTAACCAGTGCCAACATCCCCAGTGAAACTATAAGTGGAGCCAGTGTGTTCCAGGTTAAGTTGGGGGATCAGaacatggaaactaaacaactCCTTAGTGCGAGCTATGA ATTTCACAGGGAGTTTACACAAGGAGTAAAGCCTGACTGGACCATTGCACGGATTGAACACCCAAAGTTATTAGAATAA